A stretch of DNA from Macrotis lagotis isolate mMagLag1 chromosome X, bilby.v1.9.chrom.fasta, whole genome shotgun sequence:
CCCCAATATGTGAGTTCCCTTTCCTGGCACTCAGTTTCCCTAACCTTAATGGGGTGGGGTAAATGAGAACAGatgatctcttctagctctgacattttatgatCTATGAATTAAGGTCCCAGGTAAAAAGTGTtgagagaaggggcagctagattgcacagtgggtagagcaccaggatagttcctggagtcaggaggacctgagttcaaatccagcctcagatacttaattacctagctgttacttaaccccattgccttgaaaagaaaagtTGTTGAGGGAGCAGGGGGCTACTTGGGAATAGCATTAGCATTGGCAGAAGAGagcttattttaaaatgaactccCGTTGGTTCCATTATAAAGAAGATAAGCCAACTGAGGCATTCAGGACCAGTTGTGCTGGGACTGTACAAGCTATAGGAACTAccatctcttctcctttcccctcctaccaACCCTGgacatcttttccttcttttctttctctctctcccatctgaTCATTCCAGCTTGGTCTTCCATTTTCTGTCTGCCTGATGCTAGCTGTTATGGTCAACAGAACATGGTTGACTATGTAGGAGAAGAAAATTTCAAGATCTGAACCAGGGAATCTaataggagaaaaggggaaaagattgaccTTCAAGTTTTGTTCTGGGGAGGACTGGATATGGTGAGCaatgggaaaagagggaaggcTGGAGAATATTGAAATCTATGGAATCCACAAATGAATCCATAGAAGTCCATTAGACTTTCCCAAAGACAAAGGAATGAACTTTTGTGCTCTGTTCCCTTAAAACCCACCCATAGGTCTGCTGCGCCCTGGGGAAAGGGAAGGTacaagttgaaagaaaaaaattaatgtcacACCTTCCCATGTGTGTATTTATTGAGGTACAAATTTTAGGGTCGGAGGAAATCAGAATACAATAGGGTTTCCGGGGAGAGGCAAGGGATAGTAGAAGGCCTCAGCTTTGGGGAAAGTCTTCGACAAGGATGGGAGACATGGTAACTCAAAGGGATTTTAGAAAGGCTCTGTACTTGTCTAAGAAGGGGTTGGCAGACTTCTGAAGCTCCTCCCGAAGTTTTTTCAGAGCTTTCCCCTGTTCTTGTTGGTCCCCTGTCATCTTTTTAGAGAAGTATGAAAGGTAGAACCCTATCCAGTCATCCACAACGGTGATCATGTCACGCTCAGCAATTTTGGGTTCTGTGAAGACCTGGTAAGGGGAGAGAAATAAGTTATTATTCAAATGTCCTGACTTCCAGGCACTTAATCTTCCCAACAATCATTGCATTCTTCCCAGAAGCTGCATCAACTATTCCCCAACTTTTTCCATCAAACCCCCAGTTTCCTTTCAAATGCCAAAATGACCTCTATCCCTTGGTCCTTGAGACTGTATCCCTCTCACCTGCTGATCCAACAATTTGCTAAATTCCTTCAATGCTGAGCAAATGACTTCCTGATTTGACTGGAGAAGAGCCATCTCACTGCTTAAAGAAAGAGGGTAAATTAAGGTAATCCTATCCCAGACCTCTACTATCTAGCCTTAACACTCAGTGCTTTGTGGCTTCTTTAAAATCCCAAATGTTTATTTCCCACCCCCTCTCATCAATCCCTGGCTATTTCTCtctaaggcaagtcacttctcaCCTGTAGTTAGAGCTTCAGCTTTTGTCTCTATTCTGGGTGTCTCACCTTGCTTTGTCCAGTTCAGTCTGTGCGTCTGAGCAAGACAAGAAAGGGCAAAGAAGTAATTTAAAGGGTGGCGCTATCCAAAGTGGGGTGACACCCTGAATTCAAACTCTGAACTATAATGATAAgtgaaggaagagggaggagagaaagggagggtcTTTCCTGAACCAGGAGAGATAGAGTATGTACAGAGGCAACTTAATAGGGAAAACAAGGCAACTGGGCAAAATTAAGATAGCCCCCTAccatttccttcaaattccaCTTTCCTTTTCCCTAATCTTTGTTTTCTCCCTTTCAATGATGACTCTCCTCTTAGAATCTAAGTGTCTTGACTTTCCTAAAACCCAAGGACTTATTTTCCAGATCCTTATATTATCTGTCCAAGACTTTGGTTCCCAGCTCTCCTTTTAGCCCTTGCAACCTTCTGGAATAGAGCCTAAAGAATCTACCCAGTATTCCAGGAATCCTGTACTAGTCTGTCCACATTAAGAATGCAGTAAAAGGGAACGGCTAGGtgcaggagtcaggagtacctgagttcaaatccaactcagacacttaataattacctagctgtgtggacttgggcaagccacttaaccccattgccttgcaaaaaacctaaaaaaaaaaaaaagaatgcagtaaAAGAAGGAAATGCTTTTAGAGACAAATAGAATCACAGGATTCTGAATTCAGAGATACAAAGGATCTCTGTAGTCATCTAGTCCGACATTCTCTCACtttttagttgaggaaattgaggcaaagttaAGTAATGTGGTCAGACAGGTTgcaagaatttgaactcaggtccttggaCTCCAAATCTAGAACTTTTTCTGCTGTACAGTGTTGACAAAGTGAGGAGATGGGGAAGGagcaaaggaaaagggagagaccTTTCATCACTGTAGAACTGGCAACATCTTGGTATTCTT
This window harbors:
- the AHSP gene encoding alpha-hemoglobin-stabilizing protein, encoding MALLQSNQEVICSALKEFSKLLDQQVFTEPKIAERDMITVVDDWIGFYLSYFSKKMTGDQQEQGKALKKLREELQKSANPFLDKYRAFLKSL